Proteins from one Spirochaetota bacterium genomic window:
- a CDS encoding RNA polymerase sigma factor RpoD/SigA, which yields MSATVHPEKPQGAPVQSKESKSERSAKTAVPVKTAMPVSAATAKPDAAVKPAAAAKTPIPAAKQPLSAQVRSPAPVSKPSITVSTPAKPSAPPAAKPATVAQKDPVLPKDAKQEMPAVKALPGKDGKALPPVKTPKVKVVKPVVKKKPKKKRVRIGNTENNISLYIGDAKKERLITREEEVELVKLVKAGNMVARAKLIKANLRFVVSIAKKYQNSGILLEDLISEGNIGLVVAADRFDPEKGYHFISYAVWWIKQAILKAISEKSRLIRLPLNRANNLIEIEKKAKELSLRFGHEPTVEEIAKEVNIEKDEVHYLMNISKDHVSLEEQFSNADVEGNLLDIIEDKNIKPPEHDLIENDLHVALMDAMKGLTETEAKVIRSRYGLNGETPKTLKEIGETFSLTKERIRQIEKKALRKMRQPSRSKSLKDFVE from the coding sequence TCCGGAAAAGCCGCAAGGCGCTCCCGTACAGTCGAAAGAATCGAAGTCAGAAAGATCAGCTAAGACGGCTGTGCCGGTCAAGACGGCTATGCCGGTCTCGGCAGCGACAGCAAAGCCTGATGCAGCTGTTAAGCCTGCGGCAGCAGCAAAAACTCCGATACCGGCCGCCAAGCAGCCTCTATCCGCACAGGTAAGATCTCCCGCCCCGGTATCGAAACCTTCTATAACAGTATCTACACCGGCGAAGCCTTCCGCGCCTCCAGCGGCGAAACCCGCAACGGTTGCGCAAAAGGATCCGGTACTGCCGAAAGATGCGAAACAGGAAATGCCCGCAGTAAAAGCACTTCCGGGCAAGGACGGGAAAGCGCTTCCCCCGGTCAAAACACCGAAAGTCAAAGTTGTAAAGCCCGTCGTCAAGAAAAAGCCCAAAAAGAAACGTGTACGCATAGGGAATACCGAGAACAACATCTCGCTGTACATCGGGGATGCGAAGAAAGAACGCCTTATCACCCGCGAAGAGGAAGTGGAGCTCGTCAAGCTCGTGAAGGCGGGCAATATGGTCGCGCGGGCCAAGCTCATCAAGGCGAACCTTCGTTTCGTCGTGTCCATCGCGAAGAAATATCAGAACTCGGGCATTCTCCTCGAGGATCTCATCAGCGAGGGCAATATCGGTCTTGTCGTCGCCGCCGACCGCTTCGATCCGGAGAAGGGATATCATTTCATTTCGTACGCGGTCTGGTGGATAAAGCAGGCGATACTCAAGGCGATAAGCGAGAAGTCGCGGCTCATTCGGCTCCCGCTCAATCGTGCGAACAATCTCATTGAGATCGAGAAAAAGGCCAAGGAGCTTTCGCTCCGTTTCGGGCATGAGCCCACTGTCGAAGAGATAGCCAAAGAAGTGAACATCGAGAAGGATGAAGTTCACTATCTCATGAACATATCGAAGGACCACGTTTCCCTCGAGGAGCAGTTCAGCAATGCGGATGTCGAGGGCAATCTCCTCGATATCATCGAAGATAAGAACATCAAGCCGCCCGAGCATGACCTCATCGAGAACGACCTGCATGTCGCGCTCATGGACGCGATGAAGGGGCTTACCGAGACCGAGGCGAAGGTGATACGCTCGCGCTACGGCCTCAACGGCGAAACGCCGAAGACGCTCAAGGAGATCGGCGAGACGTTCTCGCTCACGAAAGAGCGCATACGGCAGATAGAGAAGAAGGCGCTTCGCAAGATGCGTCAGCCGTCGCGTTCCAAATCGCTCAAGGATTTCGTGGAATAA